GCCTTGGCGGGTCGAGGTCTCCTGGCCCTGGCGGGACTTGACCATCAGCTCGTGGTGGTAGCCGCGGGCGATGCCGATGTTCACGTGGCGCAGCACGATGGTGCCGAAGGACTCTTCGAGCGGCTCGTCCGCCGCGCACAGCCGCACGCCCGCCTGGCGCAGCTCGTCTTCGACTCGGAAGGCGACCGACGAGTTACGCGACAGACGCGAGATGGATTCGACGATCACGCGGTCGAAGCGGAGTGGTCGCTTGGCACTGTCGGCCAGGAGGTCTTGGAGTCCACCGTCTCGGGGGATCGGGATGTCGAAGCCGGCCAAGCCGCCCGATCCTCGGGCCGCGTAGGTGCGGGTGCCTGACTCGATGTCGTAGTAGTGGGCGACGATCCGTCCGCCCGCCTCTTCGACCTGGCGCTCGGCGTTGGCCAGCTGGCGAGGGAAGGAAAGCGTGGGGTCCTGCTCGTCCTCGGTCGAGACCCTCCCATACCAGGCGTAGCGGGGAGTTGGGCTGGCGGACGTGGTCATGGCAGGACCTCCTCGTCCTGTCCTACCTCTGTCTCGGCAAGGGAAGCGAGCAAGGCCGAAAGTGCCCTTCCCTGGGCCGCCGCCAGCGCCCGGCCGGCCTCGCCTCCCAT
This genomic interval from Acidimicrobiales bacterium contains the following:
- a CDS encoding recombinase family protein, giving the protein MTTSASPTPRYAWYGRVSTEDEQDPTLSFPRQLANAERQVEEAGGRIVAHYYDIESGTRTYAARGSGGLAGFDIPIPRDGGLQDLLADSAKRPLRFDRVIVESISRLSRNSSVAFRVEDELRQAGVRLCAADEPLEESFGTIVLRHVNIGIARGYHHELMVKSRQGQETSTRQG